In 'Nostoc azollae' 0708, the following are encoded in one genomic region:
- a CDS encoding mechanosensitive ion channel family protein translates to MRLKFLAIAVSMGVTVISVQKTTARTPLLPYLQTPSNLSNSTGNQTVSEWIYLDGRPLFQIAASKNDVSERLQSIQQNLQEISQDYFQSKAPEFKIQIRTTKDLPVIYINGKYLMTINSQDAKLRQLKALTLANEIADNLQDNLEVSKKERQTSSLISQCKIAGAIALVMILSSSLIYRYQRRSQKDDVEPICPDAETGQPITTQLNQQEHQHLAEVKNRLFQLSQTGIWGGGSFVILGLFPYTRALQMALLAVAQIPLKVGIVVLGTYVAVRFSYALIDKFTTTLISGGFLLNSETSERMELRVSTFSGVTKSITTLICMGVGILSILISLGIDIVPLLAGAGLIGVAVSLASQNLIKDAINGFLIIIEDQYALGDVINVGNVGGLVENLNLRMTQVRDAEGRLITIPNSEIKVVANLSSRWSRADLTIPVSYQANIDEALKLIEDVALNMNQEPKWKREIIEKPSILGIDNFSERGMMIRVWIKTQPLKQWEVAREYRRRLKIALDQVGISIPIPQQTILVNHPQLLNSARNNSD, encoded by the coding sequence GTGCGTTTAAAATTTTTGGCAATCGCAGTTTCAATGGGTGTTACCGTTATCTCTGTTCAAAAAACTACAGCCCGGACTCCTCTTTTACCCTACTTGCAAACTCCTAGTAATCTAAGTAATTCTACCGGAAATCAAACTGTTTCCGAATGGATTTATTTAGATGGTCGCCCATTATTTCAAATCGCTGCATCAAAAAACGATGTTTCCGAGCGGTTACAAAGTATCCAACAGAATTTACAGGAAATTAGCCAAGATTACTTTCAATCAAAAGCACCAGAATTTAAGATACAAATCCGAACAACCAAAGATTTGCCAGTAATTTATATCAATGGCAAATATCTGATGACCATCAATTCTCAAGATGCTAAATTACGTCAATTAAAGGCGTTGACATTGGCTAATGAAATCGCCGATAATTTGCAGGATAACCTGGAAGTTTCTAAGAAAGAACGCCAAACTTCATCTTTAATTAGCCAATGTAAAATAGCTGGTGCTATTGCTTTGGTAATGATTTTGTCAAGTTCATTAATATATCGTTATCAACGCCGTTCTCAAAAAGATGATGTAGAACCAATTTGTCCAGATGCGGAAACAGGTCAACCGATTACAACCCAACTAAATCAACAGGAACATCAACATTTAGCAGAAGTTAAAAACCGCCTATTTCAATTAAGTCAAACAGGCATTTGGGGAGGTGGAAGTTTTGTAATCTTGGGTCTATTTCCCTACACCAGAGCATTACAAATGGCACTTCTTGCAGTTGCCCAAATTCCTCTAAAAGTAGGTATTGTGGTATTAGGAACTTATGTAGCGGTTCGTTTTAGTTATGCCCTGATTGATAAATTTACCACAACTCTAATTAGCGGTGGTTTTTTATTAAATTCAGAAACTTCAGAACGGATGGAGTTAAGAGTTTCCACATTTTCAGGAGTAACCAAAAGCATTACTACCCTCATTTGCATGGGAGTAGGAATTTTATCCATTTTGATTTCATTAGGTATAGATATAGTTCCTTTGTTAGCAGGTGCTGGTTTAATTGGTGTAGCTGTATCTCTCGCTTCTCAAAACTTAATTAAAGATGCCATTAATGGCTTTTTGATTATCATCGAAGATCAATATGCCCTTGGTGATGTGATTAATGTGGGAAACGTAGGAGGTTTAGTCGAGAATCTCAATTTACGCATGACTCAAGTACGGGATGCAGAAGGACGTTTAATTACAATTCCCAACAGTGAAATCAAAGTAGTTGCCAATCTTTCTAGTCGATGGTCACGGGCAGATTTAACTATTCCGGTTTCATATCAAGCCAATATTGATGAGGCTTTGAAGTTAATTGAAGATGTGGCTTTGAACATGAATCAAGAACCAAAATGGAAGCGAGAAATCATTGAAAAACCGAGTATTTTAGGAATTGATAATTTTAGCGAGCGCGGTATGATGATTCGTGTCTGGATTAAAACACAACCCCTCAAACAATGGGAAGTAGCGAGAGAATATCGTCGTCGTCTAAAAATTGCCTTAGATCAAGTTGGAATTTCCATTCCCATACCTCAACAAACCATTTTAGTGAATCATCCTCAACTGTTGAATTCTGCCAGAAATAATTCAGATTAA
- the ahcY gene encoding adenosylhomocysteinase, giving the protein MTATTPRLKHEVKDLALAALGRQRIEWAGREMPVLKQIRDHFEKEKPFAGLRLVACAHVTTETAHLAIALKAGGADAVLIASNPLSTQDDVAASLVADHEIPVFAQKGEDSATYNRHVQIALDHRPNIIVDDGSDVVAELVQHRQHQIADLIGSTEETTTGIVRLRAMFKEGVLTFPAVNVNDADTKHFFDNRYGTGQSTLDGIIRATNILLAGKTVVVVGYGWCGKGTALRARGMGANVIVTEIDHIKAIEAVMDGFRVLPMAEAAPLGDIFITVTGNKHVVRGEHFDVMKDGAIVCNSGHFDLELDLKYLAANAKEIKDVRPFTEEYKLTNGKSVVVLGQGRLINLAAAEGHPSAVMDMSFANQALACEYLVKNKGKLAPGLHSIPREVDEEIARLKLQAMGIFIDSLTADQIEYINSWTSGT; this is encoded by the coding sequence ATGACCGCAACAACTCCCAGATTAAAGCACGAGGTTAAAGACCTCGCTCTCGCTGCCTTGGGAAGACAACGAATTGAATGGGCTGGACGGGAAATGCCTGTATTGAAGCAAATCCGCGATCACTTTGAGAAAGAAAAGCCATTTGCTGGATTACGCCTTGTAGCTTGCGCCCACGTGACCACAGAAACAGCACATTTAGCGATCGCCCTTAAAGCCGGTGGTGCTGATGCTGTATTGATTGCTAGTAACCCTTTATCAACTCAAGATGACGTAGCTGCAAGTCTTGTAGCTGATCATGAAATTCCCGTTTTTGCTCAAAAAGGCGAAGATAGCGCCACCTATAACCGCCACGTCCAAATCGCATTAGATCATCGCCCCAACATCATTGTTGATGACGGTAGCGACGTGGTAGCAGAATTAGTTCAACACCGTCAACACCAAATCGCTGATTTAATTGGTAGTACCGAAGAAACTACCACCGGTATTGTGCGTTTACGCGCCATGTTTAAAGAAGGTGTTCTCACCTTCCCCGCAGTTAACGTTAACGACGCAGACACCAAGCATTTCTTTGATAACCGCTATGGTACCGGTCAATCTACCCTAGATGGGATTATCCGCGCTACAAATATTTTGTTAGCTGGTAAGACTGTTGTGGTTGTCGGTTATGGCTGGTGTGGTAAGGGAACAGCCCTCCGCGCGCGTGGTATGGGTGCAAACGTCATCGTTACCGAAATTGATCACATCAAGGCAATTGAAGCCGTTATGGATGGTTTCCGCGTGTTGCCAATGGCGGAAGCTGCTCCTTTAGGTGATATCTTTATTACTGTGACAGGTAACAAGCACGTCGTTCGGGGTGAACACTTCGATGTCATGAAAGACGGTGCGATAGTTTGTAACTCTGGTCACTTTGACTTGGAACTTGATTTAAAATACTTGGCTGCTAATGCTAAGGAAATCAAAGATGTCCGTCCTTTCACTGAAGAGTATAAATTGACAAATGGTAAATCCGTTGTCGTTTTGGGACAAGGACGTTTGATTAATTTGGCTGCTGCTGAAGGACATCCTAGTGCGGTTATGGATATGAGTTTTGCTAACCAAGCTTTAGCTTGTGAATACCTGGTGAAGAATAAGGGTAAGTTAGCACCTGGTTTGCACTCTATTCCTCGAGAAGTGGATGAAGAAATTGCTCGCTTGAAGTTGCAAGCTATGGGGATCTTCATTGATAGTTTGACAGCAGATCAAATTGAGTATATCAATTCTTGGACTTCAGGTACTTGA
- a CDS encoding element excision factor XisH family protein, with protein sequence MSAKDFFHNAVRLALGKENWQITHHPL encoded by the coding sequence ATGTCAGCGAAAGATTTTTTTCATAATGCAGTTAGGTTAGCTTTAGGAAAAGAGAATTGGCAAATTACTCATCATCCTTTGTAA
- a CDS encoding PEP-CTERM sorting domain-containing protein (PEP-CTERM proteins occur, often in large numbers, in the proteomes of bacteria that also encode an exosortase, a predicted intramembrane cysteine proteinase. The presence of a PEP-CTERM domain at a protein's C-terminus predicts cleavage within the sorting domain, followed by covalent anchoring to some some component of the (usually Gram-negative) cell surface. Many PEP-CTERM proteins exhibit an unusual sequence composition that includes large numbers of potential glycosylation sites. Expression of one such protein has been shown restore the ability of a bacterium to form floc, a type of biofilm.) has protein sequence MAAEEETRNDDIEIDEDSESPTSVPESTSTLGLLLLGAWVFIKSLTDISSSSFVADSKLWSS, from the coding sequence TTGGCTGCTGAAGAAGAAACAAGAAATGATGACATCGAGATTGATGAAGATTCTGAATCACCTACCTCTGTACCCGAATCTACATCAACATTAGGACTGTTGTTACTCGGTGCATGGGTCTTTATCAAATCCTTGACTGATATTAGCTCGAGTTCATTTGTGGCAGATAGCAAATTATGGAGTTCTTGA
- the hetZ gene encoding heterocyst differentiation protein HetZ, whose product MNSAATATTQGDKSIGVEVIFQFLLKELQQSTKATHKNCRDVALRITGEVLRICNESKRIQASGDIESSAMTLARHRLQQCLRYYQLGSNRSRVELHSTLSAIIYRYINPPQKQLSYQGRLTIIEDFLQNFYLEALNAFRRENQQEPTYRPQTLLELAEYMAFTERYGKRRIPLPGRQQQLIILRAQTFSQQQPPETSVDIEQAAEGSGNETDSFWEEPAVQQLRSAMAMQAEAEPEEDTLRSVVVTELMNYLEQRQQSDCADYFSLRLQDLSAQEIESVLGLTPRQRDYLQQRFKYHLIRFALLHRWELVHEWLEVSLPTNLGLTPHQWQVYTGKLDDKQRSLLDLKQQGQSDEAIAKTLGLSMAQLQKRWFKILEQAWEIRNSFVSGSGASTHE is encoded by the coding sequence ATGAATTCAGCCGCAACTGCAACTACTCAGGGAGACAAATCTATCGGCGTGGAGGTTATATTTCAATTTCTATTGAAAGAACTACAGCAGTCAACCAAGGCTACTCACAAGAATTGCCGCGACGTGGCATTGCGAATTACGGGTGAAGTCCTGCGGATTTGCAATGAAAGTAAACGCATTCAAGCTTCTGGTGACATAGAAAGCTCTGCCATGACCCTAGCTCGACATCGGCTACAACAATGCCTTCGGTATTATCAGCTGGGGTCGAATCGTAGCAGGGTGGAACTACACAGTACATTAAGTGCCATAATTTATCGTTACATTAATCCTCCTCAGAAGCAATTGAGCTATCAAGGGCGGCTGACTATCATAGAAGATTTTCTTCAGAATTTTTATCTGGAGGCACTAAATGCTTTTCGTAGGGAGAACCAACAAGAACCTACCTATCGCCCCCAAACCCTACTAGAATTAGCCGAGTACATGGCATTTACAGAACGCTATGGCAAACGTCGTATTCCCTTACCCGGCCGTCAGCAACAGCTAATTATTCTGCGAGCGCAAACTTTTTCGCAACAACAGCCCCCAGAAACTAGTGTGGATATAGAGCAAGCGGCCGAAGGCAGTGGTAATGAAACTGACAGTTTTTGGGAAGAACCAGCTGTGCAACAATTGCGTTCTGCTATGGCTATGCAAGCAGAAGCCGAACCGGAAGAAGATACTTTGCGTTCTGTTGTAGTTACCGAATTAATGAATTATCTCGAACAAAGACAACAATCGGACTGTGCTGATTATTTCTCTCTCCGTCTCCAGGATTTATCAGCACAAGAGATTGAGTCAGTTTTGGGTTTAACTCCGCGTCAACGAGATTACTTACAACAGCGTTTTAAGTATCATTTAATTCGGTTTGCACTTTTGCATCGTTGGGAATTAGTTCATGAATGGTTGGAAGTTTCTTTACCCACTAATTTAGGATTAACTCCCCACCAATGGCAAGTCTACACAGGAAAGTTGGACGATAAACAGCGGTCTTTGTTAGATTTGAAGCAACAAGGACAGTCTGACGAAGCTATTGCCAAAACTTTAGGCTTGTCAATGGCACAACTGCAAAAACGGTGGTTTAAGATTTTGGAACAAGCTTGGGAAATTCGTAACTCATTTGTGTCCGGATCTGGTGCATCTACCCATGAATAG
- the sds gene encoding solanesyl diphosphate synthase: MTPATSLFTPVEADLRILADNLTQLVGNRHPILYAAAEHLFGAGGKRIRPAIVLLISRATMLEKDITPRHRRLAEITEMIHTASLVHDDVVDESNVRRGVPTVHSLFGNRIAVLAGDFLFAQSSWYLANLDNLDVVKLLSEVIMDLAAGEIQQGLNRFDTNLSTETYLKKSYYKTASLIANSSKAAGLLSEVSQKSAENLYNYGKHLGLAFQIVDDILDFTGSTDTLGKPAGSDLKSGNLTAPVLFALKEQPYLEVLIERELAQEGDLEQAVGLILDSQGIQKARELAAHHAKASGEQIATLEPSESRQALINMTDYVLSRLY; encoded by the coding sequence ATGACCCCAGCCACCTCTCTGTTTACCCCTGTGGAAGCAGACCTGCGAATACTAGCAGATAACCTCACACAGCTAGTTGGAAATCGCCACCCCATCCTCTATGCAGCTGCCGAGCATTTATTCGGAGCTGGGGGCAAGCGTATCAGGCCAGCAATAGTGCTACTGATATCGCGGGCAACCATGCTAGAAAAAGACATTACACCCCGTCATCGACGCTTGGCGGAGATTACGGAGATGATTCACACAGCCAGTTTGGTACATGATGATGTAGTCGATGAATCTAATGTACGGCGTGGTGTGCCTACAGTTCATAGTTTGTTTGGAAATCGGATTGCTGTATTAGCAGGAGATTTCCTTTTTGCTCAATCTTCCTGGTATTTAGCTAATCTGGACAATTTGGACGTGGTCAAACTGCTTTCAGAAGTGATCATGGATTTGGCCGCAGGGGAGATTCAACAGGGTTTGAATCGTTTTGATACAAATCTTTCTACAGAAACGTACCTCAAGAAGAGCTATTACAAAACAGCCTCATTAATTGCTAACAGTTCTAAAGCTGCTGGCTTACTCAGTGAAGTTTCACAAAAGAGTGCTGAAAATTTGTATAACTATGGTAAGCATCTTGGTCTGGCATTCCAAATAGTAGATGATATTCTAGATTTCACCGGTTCGACAGATACATTGGGTAAGCCAGCCGGATCGGATCTTAAAAGCGGTAATCTAACTGCACCAGTGCTATTTGCCTTGAAAGAACAACCTTACCTAGAAGTTCTGATTGAAAGAGAGCTTGCCCAAGAAGGGGACTTAGAGCAAGCAGTAGGGCTGATTTTAGATAGTCAAGGCATACAGAAGGCCAGAGAATTAGCTGCTCACCATGCTAAAGCATCTGGTGAACAGATTGCCACGCTAGAACCCTCAGAATCACGGCAAGCACTAATTAACATGACTGATTATGTACTGAGTCGACTTTATTAG
- the murI gene encoding glutamate racemase, translated as MYSSSIFEGNFDDFSDQNSQPAIGVFDSGVGGLTVLRQIYKQLPNESIIYFGDTAHLPYGIRSQAEILQYVREILKWMQQQRVKMVIMACNTSSALALENVRQEFDFPILGVVLPGARAAVQQGKRIGVIATPATAKSNAYRQAIMEIQPDVQVWQVSCPEFVPLIEQNRIHDPYTTEVAKSYLEPLIKQEIDTLVYGCTHYPHLAPVLGALLPSYVKLVDPSVHVVAACAQELDLLSIRNTRLPMPTRFAVSGCPQQFAQSGLQWLGYTPLVEQVYLTDATVS; from the coding sequence GTGTATTCATCTTCCATTTTTGAAGGTAATTTTGACGATTTTTCTGACCAAAACTCTCAACCTGCCATTGGGGTGTTTGATAGTGGTGTCGGAGGTCTAACGGTATTACGACAAATTTATAAGCAGCTTCCCAATGAATCTATTATTTACTTTGGAGATACTGCTCACCTGCCTTATGGTATTCGTTCACAAGCAGAAATTTTACAATATGTGAGGGAAATACTGAAGTGGATGCAGCAGCAACGGGTGAAAATGGTAATTATGGCTTGTAATACCAGTTCTGCCCTAGCTCTAGAAAATGTCCGCCAAGAATTTGACTTCCCCATTCTCGGAGTAGTGTTGCCAGGAGCAAGAGCCGCAGTACAGCAAGGCAAACGAATTGGTGTCATTGCTACTCCAGCTACTGCTAAAAGCAATGCCTACCGTCAGGCTATTATGGAAATACAACCTGATGTTCAAGTCTGGCAAGTTAGTTGTCCAGAATTTGTGCCACTAATTGAACAAAATCGCATCCATGACCCCTACACCACAGAAGTAGCTAAATCCTATCTAGAACCTTTAATAAAACAGGAAATTGATACTTTAGTTTATGGTTGTACCCATTATCCACATTTGGCACCTGTATTGGGAGCGCTCCTCCCTTCCTATGTTAAATTAGTTGACCCATCTGTTCATGTTGTGGCAGCTTGCGCTCAAGAGTTAGACCTATTAAGCATCAGAAATACTCGCTTACCAATGCCTACTCGCTTTGCTGTCAGTGGTTGTCCACAACAGTTTGCTCAGTCGGGATTACAGTGGTTAGGCTACACTCCTCTGGTAGAGCAGGTCTACCTGACTGATGCCACAGTCTCATAG
- a CDS encoding N-acetylmuramoyl-L-alanine amidase — MKLHWLIPSSVGTIFMLSSPAMAARLESWRFDTNKNRLEINTSSPVQPQAQLIFNPTRLVIDLPGTTFGRPQLTQQVGGAIRALRIGQFDEQTTRLVVELVPRYTLDPNLVKFTANTGSRWLVELPQIIAQALRSSGNVGEQATETPAFIPPQSPFTPAATTSNTYNMVTTSPVTLPNQEVAISPTGRVTQIENLQVTGDGFFIRISGGKPQIQVNRSPDNRTINLEITGAALSSNLRQRDLLINRYGVRRIQFTQVSSRTPTVRITLQVDSNSADWRAISSGNDGFVVLPNRFTRLPDSQPSTQILSNSPATIQAVELAANGTQLLIKANQSVSATGGWDRSSGLFRIIIPNAKLASRVQGPAFDANSPVLRVRFQPQVPNNVVVLVQPASGVQIGELNQVGEQILALQLQNSRRLQPPITLSPLPGTRGQLPSIEENPQPPQQPRLSVPRGKLIVVIDPGHGGKDSGAPGIGGLLEKDVILPIGRRVAAILERNGVQAVMTRDADFFVELQGRVDIAKRVNAILFVSIHANSVDSRPDVNGLEVYYYDSGYDLAEVVRKTILQDISTIKDRGTRKARFYVLRKNTMPAILVETGYMTGREDNPRLGSPEYQSRMADAIARGILQYLRQR, encoded by the coding sequence GTGAAACTACATTGGTTAATACCCAGCAGTGTTGGAACTATCTTCATGCTATCATCGCCCGCAATGGCTGCAAGATTAGAATCCTGGCGGTTTGATACCAATAAAAATCGACTAGAAATTAACACATCTAGTCCTGTCCAACCTCAAGCACAACTGATCTTTAACCCGACTCGGTTAGTAATTGATTTGCCAGGTACTACCTTTGGCCGTCCGCAGCTAACCCAACAAGTAGGTGGAGCAATTCGCGCTCTCCGCATTGGACAGTTTGACGAACAAACCACACGCCTAGTTGTAGAACTGGTGCCACGTTATACTCTAGACCCCAATTTAGTAAAATTTACAGCCAATACTGGCAGTCGCTGGCTAGTAGAATTACCACAAATAATAGCTCAAGCACTTCGTTCCTCTGGAAATGTAGGCGAACAAGCAACAGAAACACCTGCATTTATACCCCCTCAATCACCCTTTACTCCAGCAGCCACCACCAGCAATACTTACAATATGGTGACAACATCTCCTGTCACCCTGCCTAATCAAGAAGTGGCTATCAGTCCCACAGGAAGGGTTACTCAAATTGAGAATTTGCAAGTCACAGGGGATGGTTTTTTTATTCGTATTAGTGGTGGAAAACCTCAAATACAGGTTAATCGCAGCCCAGATAACCGAACTATAAATCTAGAAATTACAGGGGCAGCTTTATCATCAAATCTAAGACAACGAGATTTGTTAATTAATCGCTATGGTGTTAGGCGCATTCAATTTACCCAAGTCTCAAGTAGAACCCCTACTGTTCGCATCACTTTGCAGGTAGATAGCAACAGCGCCGATTGGCGAGCAATAAGTAGTGGTAATGACGGTTTTGTGGTACTGCCTAATCGTTTCACCAGATTACCAGACAGTCAACCCTCTACACAAATTCTCAGTAACTCTCCGGCGACAATTCAGGCTGTGGAATTGGCTGCTAATGGCACGCAATTACTAATTAAAGCTAACCAATCTGTATCTGCTACAGGTGGTTGGGATAGAAGTTCTGGTTTATTTCGCATTATTATTCCTAATGCGAAGTTAGCTAGTAGAGTACAAGGGCCTGCTTTTGATGCGAATAGTCCTGTTCTTAGGGTGCGTTTCCAACCACAAGTGCCTAACAATGTAGTTGTATTAGTTCAACCTGCATCGGGTGTACAAATTGGCGAACTCAACCAAGTGGGAGAACAAATTTTAGCTCTGCAATTACAAAACTCCCGTCGTTTACAACCTCCTATTACTCTGTCTCCCTTACCAGGAACTAGAGGACAGCTACCATCTATTGAAGAAAATCCTCAACCACCTCAACAGCCCCGTTTATCAGTTCCCAGAGGCAAATTAATAGTCGTTATTGACCCCGGACATGGTGGTAAGGACTCTGGGGCTCCCGGTATAGGTGGGCTATTAGAAAAAGATGTGATTCTGCCAATTGGTAGGAGAGTGGCTGCAATTTTGGAGCGAAATGGCGTACAAGCTGTAATGACGCGAGATGCTGACTTTTTTGTGGAGCTGCAAGGGCGGGTAGATATAGCCAAGCGAGTAAATGCTATTTTGTTTGTTAGCATTCACGCTAATTCTGTTGATAGTCGTCCTGATGTAAATGGATTAGAAGTATATTATTACGACAGTGGTTATGATTTAGCAGAAGTTGTTCGCAAGACTATTCTCCAAGATATCAGTACTATCAAAGATAGGGGAACGCGCAAAGCCAGATTTTATGTGCTTAGAAAAAATACTATGCCCGCAATTTTAGTGGAAACAGGCTATATGACAGGTCGTGAGGATAATCCTCGCTTAGGATCACCAGAATACCAAAGTCGGATGGCTGATGCGATCGCTCGTGGTATTCTCCAATACTTAAGGCAAAGATGA
- a CDS encoding N-acetylmuramoyl-L-alanine amidase gives MKLQWLLPGTFGTVLLLSSPTLAAKLESWRFDKNQNRLEINSSGPVQPQAQLIFNPTRLVIDLPNTQFGRSQLTQPIGGSIRSIRVGQFEKTTARLVVELAPGYTLDPKQIKFVPITAKRWTVQLPKLEAEQLLSPTSNKNNNTYSLATIESQPKLEFSPATTISTGITQIQKLQSTGDGFFIRTSGGNPQVQVNRSLDRTTIFMDIAPATLSPLLSQKDLPINEHGVSRLEFTQLRTRPSSVRFTLRVDKSSPDWQASTSSVAGLVLLPSKGVVRLPQSLNSSRPIITSENPIVTNSPATIESVELAGNNTQLLIKSDQTLSAQGSWHRSSGLFRITIPNAKLAPRVQGPTFNANSPVLRVRLQPQAPNTVIIFVQPASGVTIGELNQVGNQLLALQLQRYRQVRPPISLPPLPSPNNVELPNPNIRTPQPRIRSIVPKGKLLVVIDPGHGGKDPGAIGISGLEEKDIILPIGRRVAAILQQNGVQAVMTRDSDYFVSLPGRVEMAERANADVFVSIHANSAGANRPEISGLETYYYDNGLRLARTVHNRILQSLNIKDRRVRKARFYVLRKSSMPSILVETGYVTGREDAAKLSTSAYQNQMAEAIAQGILQYLRQR, from the coding sequence GTGAAATTACAGTGGTTACTACCCGGTACTTTTGGAACTGTTTTACTACTATCTTCGCCAACTTTAGCTGCAAAGTTGGAATCTTGGCGGTTTGATAAAAATCAAAACAGATTAGAAATTAACTCTTCCGGTCCGGTACAACCCCAAGCACAATTAATTTTTAACCCAACTCGATTGGTAATTGATTTGCCCAACACTCAATTCGGGCGATCGCAGTTAACACAACCAATAGGTGGAAGTATTCGGTCAATTCGAGTTGGCCAGTTTGAAAAAACAACAGCCCGCTTAGTAGTTGAACTCGCACCTGGTTATACCCTCGACCCCAAACAAATCAAATTTGTCCCCATAACTGCTAAACGATGGACAGTACAATTACCAAAATTAGAAGCAGAACAACTACTATCCCCGACCAGCAATAAAAATAATAACACTTATAGTTTAGCAACCATAGAATCCCAGCCTAAACTTGAATTTTCCCCAGCAACCACCATCTCAACCGGCATAACCCAAATTCAGAAATTACAAAGCACAGGAGACGGGTTTTTTATTCGCACCAGCGGTGGCAATCCTCAAGTTCAAGTCAATCGTAGCCTTGATCGCACCACCATATTCATGGATATTGCCCCCGCTACTTTATCACCACTGCTGTCCCAAAAAGATTTACCCATCAATGAGCATGGTGTTAGCCGCCTCGAATTTACCCAACTGCGAACAAGACCAAGCAGTGTCAGATTCACATTACGGGTGGATAAAAGTAGTCCCGATTGGCAAGCAAGTACAAGTAGTGTTGCTGGACTGGTGCTACTACCGAGCAAAGGTGTTGTCCGCTTACCTCAAAGTCTTAATTCATCAAGACCTATTATCACCTCTGAAAACCCAATCGTTACTAACTCCCCAGCTACCATTGAGTCTGTAGAATTAGCTGGTAATAATACACAACTACTGATTAAGTCCGACCAAACTTTATCTGCTCAAGGTAGTTGGCATAGAAGTTCTGGACTATTTCGCATCACCATTCCTAATGCTAAATTAGCTCCCAGAGTCCAAGGGCCAACTTTTAATGCCAATAGCCCTGTCCTTAGGGTGCGTTTGCAACCGCAAGCCCCCAACACAGTAATTATTTTTGTCCAACCAGCTTCAGGAGTTACAATTGGAGAACTCAACCAGGTCGGCAATCAACTTTTAGCTCTACAATTACAACGATATCGTCAAGTCAGACCTCCAATTAGTTTACCTCCGTTACCATCACCCAATAATGTAGAACTGCCAAACCCAAATATCAGAACTCCCCAGCCCCGTATCCGTTCCATTGTTCCCAAAGGAAAATTATTGGTGGTCATCGACCCCGGACACGGTGGTAAAGACCCAGGAGCAATTGGTATCAGTGGCTTAGAGGAAAAAGATATAATTTTACCAATTGGTAGGAGAGTGGCAGCAATTTTGCAGCAAAATGGCGTACAAGCAGTAATGACAAGAGATTCTGACTACTTTGTCAGCCTCCCAGGACGAGTAGAAATGGCAGAACGAGCTAACGCTGATGTATTTGTAAGCATCCATGCTAATTCAGCGGGTGCAAACCGTCCCGAAATTAGTGGCTTGGAAACGTATTATTACGACAACGGATTGAGGTTGGCTAGAACTGTCCACAATAGAATTCTTCAAAGTCTCAATATCAAGGATAGGAGAGTCCGAAAAGCTAGATTTTATGTTCTTAGAAAAAGTTCTATGCCCTCAATTTTAGTAGAAACAGGTTATGTAACAGGCAGAGAGGATGCAGCCAAGCTCAGCACTTCAGCTTATCAAAATCAAATGGCAGAAGCGATCGCTCAAGGTATTCTCCAATACTTAAGGCAAAGATAA